From Thermodesulforhabdaceae bacterium:
GTGAAGTTCCTATCCCGTGAGATGCAGCTCCCATGGCGAGACCAAAGGGCACACCATTTTTTACTTTAAGTAGCCTGAGAAACACCGGTCCCATTACGGCTCCCAGAATTCCTGTTGCAATAACAATGGCAGCCGTTAAAGAGGGAATACCTCCCAGTTTTTCCGATATGCCCATAGCAATGGGAGTTGTTACCGATTTTGGGACTATAGAAACAATTACTTCTCTGCTGCCGCCCATAAAAAACGCAAGACCTGCGGCATTTATAATTCCAGATATGCTTCCGACCAGAATTGAAACTAAAATTGAAATGCCTCTCTTTCTTATTTCCTCTAACTGCAGGTAAAGTGGGACTCCCAGAGCCACAACAGATGGTCCCAGGAAGAAACTGATGATTTTGCCTCCCTCGAAATAAGTTGAATAGGGTATTCCTGTGAGTTTTATATATATCATCAGGAAGATTATGGAAATCATTACAGGATTTAGCCAGAAA
This genomic window contains:
- a CDS encoding LrgB family protein; the encoded protein is MISFLETHAFSIFITVAVFFLSQKIYLRFKYFWLNPVMISIIFLMIYIKLTGIPYSTYFEGGKIISFFLGPSVVALGVPLYLQLEEIRKRGISILVSILVGSISGIINAAGLAFFMGGSREVIVSIVPKSVTTPIAMGISEKLGGIPSLTAAIVIATGILGAVMGPVFLRLLKVKNGVPFGLAMGAASHGIGTSRAIEEGEIEGATGGLAICLNGVATAILTPIFIKIFPL